From Sulfurovum xiamenensis, a single genomic window includes:
- a CDS encoding putative bifunctional diguanylate cyclase/phosphodiesterase, with the protein MPALIVNGLVILVSVWGWKLYRDFEFEEMDKEELKHWYRKLTLFFYIIFGLWTLDFVVYSEEIESKLHYIAVCTQVGISIVASILLFSERKLFYPILLILILPLIVYSLLIGEFYGDVLSLFSLIFLGVLIYASDNSYNLIQKAYYQAQHDALTGLYNSRYFINYMDYMIKRIHASKKCAYLLLIDLDHFKTINDSLGHELGDKVLQEVSKRIREYCEDTHTIARLGGDEFAIISDTLYGDGTCQESAYSFSVELLGILKETYVVDRHHLYISASIGVNNLGGSSKEARQFIKEADIAMYQAKAQGRDGIILFNDELAKEVEYRLEIERKLYFALEHNEIELRYQPQFNRDQKIIGCEVLVRWNSPDLGLISPFEFVSISEKTGLIIELGNYIIEEAFKTLQAWEIMGLDLKQFSINISVRQFFHSTFLDEVKRLSDKYLNEDTRKKIIFEVTETILIEDVYRISVIINKLKQLDFSFSMDDFGTGYSSLSALREMPIEELKIDRSFVIHLGERKSDELMITTILSLAKIYDLKTVAEGIETQEQFLFLLENGCDMFQGYYFSKPLSKDHFELFYKESFSKKLSI; encoded by the coding sequence ATGCCAGCTTTAATCGTGAATGGTTTGGTCATACTGGTATCAGTATGGGGATGGAAGCTTTATAGAGACTTTGAATTTGAAGAGATGGATAAAGAGGAGCTGAAACATTGGTATAGAAAACTGACACTCTTTTTTTATATCATCTTCGGCTTATGGACCCTTGATTTTGTTGTCTATTCAGAAGAGATAGAGAGTAAACTTCATTATATCGCTGTTTGTACGCAAGTAGGTATCTCTATCGTAGCATCCATATTGCTCTTTTCAGAAAGAAAACTTTTTTATCCTATTTTATTGATCCTCATTTTACCTTTGATCGTCTATTCTCTGTTGATAGGAGAATTCTATGGTGATGTGCTTTCTCTCTTCTCTCTAATTTTTTTGGGTGTATTGATCTACGCATCAGACAATAGCTATAACCTGATCCAAAAAGCCTATTATCAGGCACAGCATGATGCATTGACAGGTTTATATAACAGTCGCTATTTTATCAATTATATGGATTATATGATTAAGAGAATTCACGCTTCAAAAAAATGTGCCTATCTTTTGCTTATCGATCTTGATCATTTCAAAACGATCAACGATTCACTGGGGCATGAATTGGGAGATAAAGTACTTCAGGAAGTTTCAAAACGTATTAGAGAGTATTGTGAAGATACGCATACGATCGCCCGTCTTGGAGGAGATGAATTTGCAATCATAAGTGATACATTATATGGTGATGGAACTTGTCAGGAGAGTGCTTACAGTTTTTCTGTGGAATTGTTGGGGATTTTGAAAGAGACCTATGTGGTGGATCGTCATCATCTATATATTAGTGCAAGTATCGGAGTCAATAATCTGGGCGGTTCATCAAAAGAAGCCAGACAATTCATAAAAGAAGCAGATATTGCTATGTATCAGGCAAAAGCACAGGGGCGTGATGGGATCATTTTATTCAATGATGAATTGGCCAAAGAGGTTGAATATCGTCTGGAGATCGAACGAAAACTTTATTTTGCTTTGGAACATAATGAAATTGAACTGCGCTACCAGCCACAGTTTAACAGGGATCAGAAGATCATTGGTTGTGAAGTACTTGTCCGATGGAACAGTCCAGATCTTGGACTTATCTCTCCGTTTGAATTTGTTTCGATCTCGGAAAAGACAGGGCTGATCATTGAACTGGGAAATTATATTATTGAAGAGGCTTTTAAAACACTTCAGGCATGGGAGATCATGGGCTTAGACCTAAAACAGTTCTCGATCAATATCAGTGTGAGACAATTTTTTCATAGTACTTTTTTAGATGAGGTGAAGCGGCTGTCTGACAAGTATCTCAATGAAGATACAAGAAAAAAGATCATTTTTGAAGTGACAGAGACGATCCTCATTGAAGATGTTTATAGAATCAGTGTCATCATCAATAAACTAAAGCAGTTGGATTTTTCATTTTCCATGGATGACTTTGGTACAGGATACTCCTCGCTCAGTGCGCTACGTGAAATGCCTATAGAAGAGTTGAAAATAGACCGTTCATTTGTGATCCATTTAGGTGAGCGCAAATCGGATGAACTGATGATTACTACGATTCTTTCCCTGGCGAAAATATATGATCTTAAAACGGTAGCAGAAGGTATAGAGACACAAGAACAATTTTTATTTCTATTGGAAAATGGCTGTGATATGTTTCAGGGGTATTATTTCTCAAAACCACTGTCAAAAGATCATTTTGAACTATTTTATAAAGAAAGCTTCTCTAAGAAATTAAGTATATGA
- a CDS encoding YbfB/YjiJ family MFS transporter, with translation MIKTLFDKNHNTAILLAGILAIVVGVGVARFAFTSLLPSMLEDFLSLTYAGVLASSNFAGYLTGAVFSIFIKDINTKVKYFRIGMILSILTTLVLATTTNETLWLISRIIAGFGSAMVLIVGGAIVMVKLNFENKTKAMGIHFSGIGFAIVISELLSQYVLKNGTWSDAWLALSLFAFIITFYTLYILSFDKVVKKDAVKHPLSKSIFSPYVILLILAYFTEGVGFVVQGTFLPDIINSLEGLEGYGNLGWLVVGIAGIPSSILWMRWAHYYGSVNVIIIAMALQIIGILIPAWSNNIILNLLSGALYGSTFIGLVALFLNLGGQLAGKNPVVLMGSMTSAYGIGQVGAPLYSVALINHFGNYNSTLYVTAFIVFLGIVFLAYAKRINKLK, from the coding sequence ATGATAAAAACTCTTTTTGATAAGAACCATAATACTGCTATACTCCTGGCCGGTATACTCGCTATCGTCGTAGGTGTAGGTGTGGCAAGGTTTGCTTTTACTTCACTTCTTCCTTCTATGCTTGAAGACTTCTTGTCACTTACCTATGCCGGTGTCTTGGCATCCTCAAATTTTGCAGGCTATCTGACTGGTGCTGTTTTTTCTATCTTTATCAAAGATATCAACACAAAAGTAAAATATTTTCGCATCGGTATGATACTCAGTATCCTTACAACACTGGTGCTGGCAACTACTACCAATGAAACATTGTGGCTTATCTCAAGGATTATCGCTGGTTTTGGTTCAGCCATGGTCCTTATCGTGGGTGGTGCGATCGTCATGGTAAAACTGAACTTTGAGAATAAAACAAAGGCTATGGGCATCCACTTCAGCGGTATTGGTTTTGCCATAGTCATCTCTGAACTTCTCAGCCAGTATGTGCTGAAAAACGGTACATGGAGTGATGCCTGGCTGGCTTTATCTCTGTTTGCTTTTATCATCACTTTTTATACGCTTTATATTCTCTCTTTTGATAAAGTGGTCAAAAAAGATGCGGTAAAACATCCTCTCTCAAAGTCGATATTCTCACCCTATGTCATACTGCTTATCTTGGCCTATTTCACAGAAGGTGTCGGTTTTGTCGTGCAGGGTACTTTTTTACCGGACATCATTAATTCTCTTGAAGGATTGGAGGGGTATGGAAATCTCGGTTGGCTTGTTGTGGGTATTGCAGGTATCCCCTCTTCTATCCTTTGGATGAGATGGGCACATTACTATGGAAGCGTCAATGTCATCATCATCGCGATGGCTCTGCAGATCATAGGTATTCTCATACCCGCATGGAGTAACAACATCATACTCAACCTGCTCAGCGGTGCACTATACGGCAGTACTTTCATAGGCCTTGTAGCACTGTTTCTGAATCTCGGCGGTCAACTGGCCGGGAAAAATCCGGTGGTGCTTATGGGATCCATGACTTCTGCTTACGGCATCGGTCAAGTCGGTGCACCGCTTTACAGTGTTGCTCTTATCAATCATTTTGGAAACTATAATTCTACACTCTATGTCACAGCATTCATCGTGTTTTTAGGTATAGTGTTTTTAGCGTACGCAAAGAGAATCAACAAACTAAAATAA
- a CDS encoding outer membrane lipoprotein-sorting protein, giving the protein MKYFISLLFIAFSLHANEAQAIIKKLEKNLRGDYMYSTMSMIVTSKRGKRTVKIESWSEGNDKSFIKILYPKKDKGITFLKIDNQMWQYIPKIERTIKIPPSMMLQSWMGSDFTNDDMVKESSLEEDYSASLLSKKGDFATLELIPKPNAAVVWGKIVIDVDLKKAVPIKEIFYDDMMKKVRIMTFSKIEAHGSHTIPMVMELQPLDPDKKKNRTKVIFEKVNFDTKIDPSYFTKQALKRYSR; this is encoded by the coding sequence ATGAAATACTTCATCTCTCTGCTTTTTATTGCATTCTCTTTACACGCTAACGAAGCCCAAGCCATCATCAAAAAACTTGAAAAAAATCTCCGTGGTGACTACATGTACTCCACTATGAGTATGATCGTTACCTCTAAGCGTGGCAAACGCACGGTAAAGATAGAGAGCTGGTCTGAGGGGAACGACAAGAGTTTTATCAAAATACTCTACCCTAAAAAAGACAAAGGCATCACCTTTTTAAAGATCGACAATCAAATGTGGCAGTATATTCCCAAGATAGAACGTACCATCAAGATACCACCATCTATGATGCTGCAAAGCTGGATGGGAAGTGACTTCACCAATGATGATATGGTCAAAGAGAGCTCTTTGGAAGAGGACTACAGCGCCTCTCTTCTCTCAAAGAAAGGTGATTTTGCTACCTTGGAACTGATACCAAAACCCAATGCCGCAGTCGTTTGGGGAAAGATCGTCATTGATGTCGATCTCAAAAAGGCTGTCCCCATCAAAGAGATATTTTACGATGACATGATGAAAAAAGTAAGGATAATGACCTTCTCCAAAATAGAAGCGCATGGTTCACACACGATCCCTATGGTCATGGAACTCCAGCCTCTAGATCCGGACAAAAAGAAAAACCGTACGAAGGTGATTTTTGAGAAGGTCAACTTTGATACAAAAATAGATCCTTCGTATTTTACAAAACAAGCTTTGAAACGCTATTCAAGGTAA